In the Wyeomyia smithii strain HCP4-BCI-WySm-NY-G18 chromosome 2, ASM2978416v1, whole genome shotgun sequence genome, one interval contains:
- the LOC129722404 gene encoding dolichyl-diphosphooligosaccharide--protein glycosyltransferase subunit 2, translating to MKYTGYFLFLVSCLMPAVWTAKTVSKFITPLDQDRYQSIFNEGLRSNDLQSVYYSSLNAAEVEKPQDSCKRLVTVYGESKYNDVEKNFYLTGAWKNFGCKEPIPAKVTDSVKSLSQKQFSSAQELYFYFHSVKNINHPVDEAQKVRLAKNLQTVLLKDDSLSSLGHAFAVAAEIGTHGAATYDRVEEAFVQADEVDGKMLQFEGGLSITALIVNSAFKLASSLQKPIPINADQAVKFATYFLSRASVQTPKGVSILLEALNTLSSQKTIAPICVMLSGNGQLLPESPVLSVRVSDLLGKPLTPALAVVGASVKSKLSNEVLASKVNLVPSNSNPSIFTYNLKSLNPQRGQYKVDIEAGGYKQTLKVNMLGKVAVSSLEIGVGDSDSTSAVKKHSVEFSKKLGVELAADSQQKIVLRVQLVDEASKKPINVHQAFVLLRNKATQQEIIFVAEADSSKAYKFEMDVGARSADFGYKSGLYSIELIVGDALISNSFKWLVADVNIKFSGEAPKENAAQPRQPLPEIVHQFRVPEKRPPRLVSDLFTALCLAPLALLLLLWIKLRANVANFPISLGALGFHLGLGAILALFGVFWLKLNMFETIRYLIPLALVTFLCGNRLLRAIAARGSEK from the exons ATGAAGTACACAG GATATTTCCTGTTTTTGGTTAGCTGCCTTATGCCTGCCGTATGGACGGCAAAAACAGTGTCCAAATTTATCACCCCCTTAGATCAGGATCGATACCAGAGCATCTTCAACGAAGGCCTGCGCTCCAATGATTTACAGTCCGTCTATTATTCCTCTCTTAATGCAGCTGAAGTCGAGAAACCCCAGGATTCTTGCAAGCGTCTCGTAACGGTGTACGGAGAATCAAAATATAAT GACgtcgaaaaaaatttctatctgACGGGTGCTTGGAAAAACTTCGGTTGCAAGGAACCCATTCCAGCTAAAGTAACCGATTCGGTGAAAAGTCTTTCTCAGAAGCAATTCAGCTCAGCGCAGGAGCTGTACTTTTACTTCCATTCCGTTAAAAATATAAACCACCCGGTTGACGAAGCCCAAAAAGTTCGGCTGGCAAAGAATTTGCAAACGGTGCTGCTTAAGGATGATTCGCTAAGCAGTTTGGGTCATGCCTTCGCAGTCGCAGCGGAAATCGGCACTCACGGTGCAGCCACCTACGATCGCGTCGAGGAAGCTTTCGTTCAGGCTGACGAAGTTGACGGAAAAATGCTGCAGTTTGAGGGTGGTCTGAGTATCACCGCTTTAATTGTAAACAGCGCCTTCAAGCTTGCCAGCAGCCTACAGAAACCCATTCCCATCAACGCCGATCAGGCGGTGAAATTTGCCACCTATTTCCTGTCCCGTGCTTCAGTACAAACTCCGAAAGGCGTAAGCATTCTGCTGGAAGCATTGAATACGTTATCATCACAAAAAACAATCGCACCGATTTGTGTGATGCTCTCTGGAAATGGTCAACTTTTGCCCGAATCACCGGTTCTTAGCGTCCGTGTGAGTGACCTTCTGGGCAAACCGTTGACTCCAGCCCTGGCCGTTGTGGGTGCCAGCGTAAAATCTAAACTGTCCAATGAAGTACTCGCTAGCAAAGTCAACTTGGTGCCGAGCAACTCCAACCCAAGCATTTTCACATACAACCTAAAATCGTTGAACCCTCAACGGGGCCAGTACAAGGTGGACATCGAGGCGGGTGGTTATAAACAGACTCTCAAGGTGAACATGCTCGGAAAGGTCGCGGTTAGCTCGTTGGAAATCGGTGTTGGCGATTCTGATAGCACTTCAGCCGTCAAAAAGCACTCGGTTGAGTTCTCCAAAAAGTTAGGCGTCGAACTGGCGGCCGATTCGCAGCAAAAGATTGTCCTACGAGTTCAGCTGGTGGATGAAGCCAGCAAGAAGCCAATCAATGTACATCAGGCCTTTGTGTTGCTGCGCAACAAAGCAACTCAGCAGGAGATTATCTTCGTAGCCGAAGCGGATTCATCGAAGGCCTATAAGTTTGAAATG gaTGTCGGAGCAAGAAGTGCCGATTTCGGTTACAAGAGCGGACTCTACTCGATTGAGCTTATCGTTGGAGATGCCTTGATATCCAATTCCTTCAAGTGGCTGGTAGCTGATGTGAATATTAAATTCTCCGGTGAAGCACCTAAAg AAAACGCTGCTCAACCTCGACAACCGCTGCCAGAAATTGTTCATCAATTCCGCGTTCCCGAGAAGCGTCCGCCTCGTCTGGTGTCGGATTTATTCACCGCTCTCTGCTTGGCACCTCTAGCACTACTATTACTGCTCTGGATCAAGCTCCGCGCCAACGTGGCTAATTTTCCCATCTCGCTGGGCGCTCTTGGTTTCCATCTAGGATTGGGTGCAATCCTTGCGCTATTCGGCGTTTTCTGGCTGAAGCTGAACATGTTCGAGACGATCCGTTATTTGATTCCGTTGGCACTGGTGACGTTCCTCTGCGGTAACCGGTTGCTGCGGGCAATTGCCGCGCGGGGCTCGGAAAAGTAG